A window of the Henckelia pumila isolate YLH828 chromosome 3, ASM3356847v2, whole genome shotgun sequence genome harbors these coding sequences:
- the LOC140889766 gene encoding uncharacterized protein: MAKNSIFQETAHDPQEKEDDDEEEAISLCDFILHSEEKDSPQDQDRRKSSDPSDFFEFFNDLTSEMCHAEDIIFCGKLVPFKKQPVLNFDTLNDSSRRYCESLPDQLLTPAKARSTDSTTKCMRSCRSLDYEKSKGSCAPRFRLKKQVKFEVWKPRWYGLMFGVVKSPPEMDLRDMKNRQVRRNSGGISRPPMEGRGRNMIPASQRNSWSDDFLNVLSCKNDASVATMSLSLVP; the protein is encoded by the coding sequence ATGGCCAAAAACTCCATATTTCAAGAAACAGCACATGATCCCCAAGAAAAAGAAGACGACGATGAAGAAGAGGCAATCTCTCTCTGTGATTTCATACTACACTCGGAAGAAAAAGATTCTCCCCAAGATCAAGATCGTAGGAAAAGCTCCGACCCATCAGATTTCTTCGAGTTCTTTAATGATCTCACCTCCGAAATGTGTCATGCAGAAGACATCATTTTCTGCGGTAAACTTGTACCATTCAAGAAGCAACCAGTGCTAAATTTCGATACTCTCAACGATTCATCCCGGAGATATTGCGAGTCTTTGCCGGATCAGCTGTTGACTCCCGCAAAAGCACGCAGTACCGACTCGACCACCAAATGCATGCGAAGCTGCCGTTCGCTGGATTATGAAAAATCGAAGGGCTCTTGTGCTCCCCGGTTTCGTTTGAAGAAACAGGTGAAATTCGAGGTGTGGAAGCCTAGGTGGTATGGCCTTATGTTTGGTGTGGTGAAGTCTCCACCGGAAATGGACCTCCGGGACATGAAAAACCGGCAAGTTCGACGGAATTCGGGAGGAATATCCCGGCCGCCAATGGAGGGCAGAGGGAGGAATATGATCCCTGCCAGCCAGAGAAATTCTTGGAGTGATGATTTCTTGAATGTTTTGAGTTGCAAAAACGATGCTAGCGTAGCTACCATGTCTCTTAGTCTCGTCCCATGA